From Vanrija pseudolonga chromosome 1, complete sequence, a single genomic window includes:
- the SPBP8B7.15c gene encoding putative RING finger protein5c translates to MSTVFYRWGAGRDESRAKFDGTHISVFDFKRQVMLGNNLGNGKDFDLVVLENGEELKNDDHQIPRSSSLVVRRRPAIMKGRGTAQNYIVGTDAATSLTGEHRIEAHAREAMKDRLLNRGARGAAGTFGSLSRRFDGKEDKGAQPAVAVTTGDADEDARIKAMLKQQDETWEEMQMDMSTQARYNPGNRRPIKPAGPAGGPPKFDFSVAPDKEPPVGYICYKCGQKGHWIQNCPENNDPQAQGKRYVRVTGIPRMFLKTVETPTTGEGSSGGAMLTADGGFVRAVADQRAWQKQAATKPRALTGADVRDQEPLDSELTCPLCKKLVWEAVRVPCCSTAFCEECISTHLLEHDFECPSCESKIASLDKLQPDEELRERVKAYVSGELEKNKKEVKEEEVSEKHMGGGSADDQGEDEAANADDKGDVSGKNPFSGPLPDMNTMQEYLQAMMMSLRNPLVPPNLKAQLQAHIKITNANLIQMQMLAAQGMIFGGMQAAMGAIGMGANAMGMGNVMANPMMMQGMGNGNPQLGMPQQQQQQPQQQQMMHHGGRGGHRGGFNRGGFGFRGRGGGGFRGGRGGGGGGFKRQAEDHAGGMEKMQRVA, encoded by the exons ATGTCTACAGTCTTCTACCGCTGGGGTGCGGGCCGCGACGAGTCGCGCGCCAAGTTTGACGGTACGCACATCTCGGTGTTTGACTTTAAGCGCCAGGTGATGCTGGGTAACAACCTTGGCAACGGCAAGGACTTTGACCTGGTCGTGTTGGAGAATGGagagg AACTCAAGAACGATGACCACCAGATtccgcgctcgtcgtcgctcgtcgtccgccgccgcccggccaTCATGAAGGgccgcggcacggcgcaAAACTACATTGTCGGCACGGACGCCGCGACATCGCTCACGGGCGAGCACCGTATCGAGGCGcatgcgcgcgaggcgatGAAGGACCGGCTTTTGaatcgcggcgcgcgcggtgctgctggcaCGTTTGGGAGCTTAAGCCGGCGGTTtgacggcaaggaggacaagggT GCGCAGCCAGCCGTCGCGGTCACAacaggcgacgccgacgaagATGCTCGAATCAAGGCCATGCTCAAGCAGCAGGACGAGACTTGGGAGGAGATGCAGATGGACATGTCGACACAGGCGCGATACAACCCCGGCAACCGACGACCCATCAAGCCTGCTGGCCCGGCAGGCGGACCTCCCAAGTTTGACTTTTCTGTCGCACCGGACAAGGAGCCGCCAGTAGGCTACATCTGTTACAAGTGTGGTCAGAAAGGCCACTGGATCCAGAACTGCCCCGAAAACAACGACCCGCAGGCGCAGGGCAAGCGCTACGTCCGTGTGACGGGTATCCCCCGCATGTTCCTCAAGACGGTCGAGACGCCAACAACAGGCGAGGGCTCGTCGGGCGGTGCAATGCTCACTGCCGACGGAGGCTTTGTGCGCGCCGTTGCAGACCAGCGCGCATGGCAGAAGCAGGCGGCGAccaagccgcgcgcgctgaccggcgccgacgtccgCGACCAGGAGCCGCTCGACAGCGAGCTCACCTGCCCTCTGTGCAAGAAGCTCGTGTGGGAGGCTGTCCGGGTACCGTGCTGCAGCACTGCGTTCTGCGAAGAGTGCATCTCGACGCACCTGCTCGAACACGACTTTGAGTGCCCCTCGTGCGAGAGCAAGATTGCAAGTCTCGACAAGCTGCAGCCGGATGAAGAACTGCGTGAGCGCGTCAAGGCATATGTCTCTGGCGAGCTGGAGAAGAACAAGAAGGAGGTtaaggaggaggaggtgagtgAAAAGCACATGGGAGGAGGGAGCGCTGACGATcagggcgaggacgaggcagccaacgccgacgacaagggcgacgTGAGCGGCAAGAACCCATTCTCGGGCCCGCTGCCCGACATGAACACGATGCAGGAGTACCTGCAGGCGATGATGATGTCGCTGCGCAACCCGCTCGTCCCACCAAACCTCAAGGCGCAACTGCAGGCCCATATCAAGATCACCAACGCCAATCTGATCCAGATGCAGatgctcgcggcgcagggcATGATCTTTGGCGGCATGCAGGCGGCGATGGGCGCCATCGGCATGGGCGCCAACGCAATGGGCATGGGCAACGTCATGGCCAACCCGATGATGATGCAGGGCATGGGCAACGGCAACCCCCAGCTCGGGatgccccagcagcagcaacagcagccgcagcagcagcagatgatgcaccacggcggccgcgggggcCACCGCGGCGGGTTCAACCGCGGCGGCTTTGGTTTCCGCGGTCGTGGAGGAGGCGGGttccgcggcggccgcggtggtggcggaggcgggttcaagcgccaggccgaggaccaCGCGGGGGGGATGGAGAAGATGCAGCGTGTGGCGTAG
- the ERV1 gene encoding Mitochondrial FAD-linked sulfhydryl oxidase ERV1 — MAAPSTAAGTEPKRTTKETHPHLPPGLILDENGKVCKVCNTWQDFGKMKVKKKAAAGAAPAATAATGAGATTVAAAAVGSSSTRTPDRTNCPPDTAELGRATWAFLHTTAAYYPTNPSATQQNHMRSLLQSLPALYPCGWCADDFGRAIAAAPPVVSSRESLSRWLCERHNEVNVKLGKKAFSCEEIR, encoded by the exons atggccgccCCCTCCAcagccgccggcaccgagccCAAGCGCACCACCAAGGAAACACACCCGCACCTCCCTCCAggcctcatcctcgacgagaacGGCAAGGTGTGCAAGGTGTGCAACACATGGCAGGATTTCGGCAAGATGAAGgtgaagaagaaggccgccgcgggagccgcgccagcggcgaccgccgcgactggtgctggtgctaCGACtgtggccgcggcggcggtgggctcAAGCAGCACGCGGACGCCCGACAGGACCAACTGTCCGCCCGACACGGCAGAACTAGGGCGCGCGACCTGGGCCTTCCTGCACACGACGGCAGCGTACTACCCGACCAACCCGAGCGCGACACAGCAGAACCACatgcgctcgctgctgcaGAGCCTGCCAGCACTGTACCCGTGCGGGTGGTGCGCCGACGACTTTGGCCGCGCGAtcgctgccgccccgcccgtGGTCTCGAGCAGGGAGAGCCTGAGCAGGTGGCTGTGCGAGCGGCACAACGAGGTCAATGTCAAGCTTGGCAAGAAGGCGTTCAGCTGCGA AGAGATTAGATAA
- the SPAC4D7.04c gene encoding Dehydrodolichyl diphosphate synthase complex subunit4c, which translates to MSKPDAAPPPLSRKLKPAPSKARQVARRAFYTAIRPISLLLHQVHALMTTFLLAVIALGPMPRHIGFVMDGNRRYARSQGQRIAKGHQRGSESLKRTLTICLRLQIPVISVYAFAIDNFNRSQEEIDALMELVWVELKELSREGGFLDRHGVRLRCIGRLDLLKPDMQAALREMEADTAANKRGVLNVCGPYGSRDEMTAAVRDTVAAVAEGTQSPEKITSQTVFSRLQTVASAATVDNGHGPLDIFIRTSGVKRLSDFMMWQADEDTQIHFVKTYWPDFGLTDLLPILLGWQQKVWLGRRERARVARA; encoded by the exons ATGTCAAAGCCAGAcgctgcaccgccgccgctgtcgcgcaagctcaagcccgcgccgtcgaaGGCGCGGCAGGTCGCCCGGCGCGCATTCTACACTGCGATCCGGCCcatctcgctcctcctccaccaggTCCACGCGCTCATGACCACCTTTCTGCTGGCCGTGATCGCGCTCGGCCCGATGCCGCGGCACATCGGCTTCGTGATGGATGGGAATCGGCGGTATGCCAGGAGCCAGGGGCAGCGGATCGCGAAGGGGCACCAGCGGGGGAGTGAGAGCTTGAAGCGG ACCCTCACCATCTGCCTGCGCCTCCAGATCCCCGTCATCTCAGTATACGCGTTCGCGATCGACAACTTCAACCGCAGCCAGGAGGAGATTGACGCGTTGATGGAGCTGGTGTGGGTGGAGCTGAAGGAGTTGAGTCGGGaggg CGGCTTCCTCGACCGCCACGGCGTCCGCCTGCGGTGTATCGGCCGCCTGGACCTCCTCAAGCCCGACATGCAGGCGGCCCtgcgcgagatggaggcgGATACGGCGGCGAATAAgcg CGGCGTGCTCAACGTGTGTGGGCCATATGGGAGCCGGGACGAGATGaccgcggcggtgcgggacacggtggccgcggtggcggagggcaCGCAATCGCCAGA AAAAATCACATCCCAAACCGTCTTCTCGCGCCTCCAGACCGTCGCATCAGCAGCGACAGTAGACAACGGGCACGGCCCGCTCGACATCTTCATCCGCACCTCTGGCGTCAAGCGGCTGTCCGACTTCATGATGtggcaggccgacgaggacacgcAGATCCACTTTGTCAAGACGTACTGGCCTGATTTCGGGCTGACCGACCTGCTGCCGATCCTGCTCGGGTGGCAGCAGAAGGTGtggctcggccgccgcgaacgcgcgcgcgtagcgcgggcgtga
- the rpl1802 gene encoding 60S ribosomal protein L18-B, which yields MGIDIKRHHVKKGARQAPKSEDPYLLLLVKLYRFLARRTDSRFNKVVLRRLFMSKINRPPISISRIVKETRGSNPDNSKTVVVVGSVLDDERFEAVPKLSIAALRFSNSVRARIVAAGGEAITLDQLALRAPTGSNTVLLRGKRNVREAVAHFGGPLKGGKPYIESKGRKFEAARGRRASRGFKIKSSHK from the exons ATGGGTATCGACATCAAGCGCCACCACGTCAAGAAGGGCGCTCGCCAGGCCCCCAAGTCGGAGGACCCctacctcctcctccttgtgAAGCTTTACCGCTTCCTTGCGCGCCGTACCGACTCGCGCTTCAACAAGGTtgtcctccgccgcctcttCATGTCGAAG ATCAACCGCCCTCCCATCTCGATCTCGCGCATTGTCAAGGAGACCCGCGGCTCGAACCCCGACAACTCGAAGActgttgtcgttgtcggctcggtcctcgacgacgagcgttTCGAGGCTGTCCCCAAGCTCTCGatcgccgccctccgcttCTCCAACTCTGTCCGCGCccgcatcgtcgccgccggcggtgagGCCATCaccctcgaccagctcgccctccgcgccccCACCGGCTCCAACACTGTCCTCCTCCGTGGAAAGCGCAACGTCCGTGAGGCCGTCGCCCACTTCGGTGGCCCCctcaagggcggcaagcccTACATCGAGTCCAAGGGCCGCAAGTTCGAGGCTGCTCGTGGTCGCagggcgtcgcgcggctTCAAGATCAAGTCGTCCCACAAGTAA